One window of the Amycolatopsis mediterranei genome contains the following:
- a CDS encoding 3-oxoacyl-[acyl-carrier-protein] synthase III C-terminal domain-containing protein: MTSLVAVSTYVPTTVAIESLQDELALSAGQLRRFRRMYGLDEVCRSDESEADMVLGAVSKLDALRGQEERVRYVVRAKTMPAANPYPVDPMIDVREALGLTHATLFTLTDHACASGLLAVDLCGTLLAADGDPDALALILTGEKAFTHSAQVIPDVAIMGEATAAVLVGPGEDQDTMLGYATTTLGGPGGEVILDDEQAAEFRQIYPGAVAEVALEAIAAAGLTADDIDLVLPHNVNKISWVRASAALGIARSKIFLQNVGTTGHCFCADPFLNHHAADGLGLIAPGAHYLMISVGLGSTFSAMVFRK; encoded by the coding sequence ATGACTTCGCTGGTGGCGGTGTCCACTTACGTGCCGACGACCGTGGCGATCGAATCGCTGCAGGACGAGCTGGCCCTCTCCGCCGGGCAGCTGCGCCGGTTCCGGCGGATGTACGGCCTCGACGAGGTCTGCCGGTCGGACGAGTCCGAAGCGGACATGGTGCTCGGGGCGGTCAGCAAGCTCGATGCCCTGCGCGGCCAGGAAGAGCGCGTCCGCTATGTCGTCCGCGCCAAGACGATGCCGGCCGCGAACCCGTACCCCGTCGACCCGATGATCGACGTGCGGGAGGCGCTCGGGCTCACCCACGCCACCCTGTTCACCCTCACCGACCACGCCTGCGCCTCCGGGCTGCTCGCCGTCGACCTGTGCGGCACGCTGCTGGCCGCCGACGGCGATCCCGACGCGCTCGCCCTGATCCTCACCGGCGAAAAGGCGTTCACCCATTCCGCGCAGGTCATTCCCGACGTCGCGATCATGGGGGAGGCCACCGCGGCGGTGCTCGTCGGGCCGGGCGAGGACCAGGACACGATGCTCGGCTACGCCACCACCACGCTCGGCGGCCCGGGCGGCGAAGTCATCCTCGACGACGAACAAGCCGCGGAGTTCCGGCAGATCTACCCCGGCGCGGTCGCCGAGGTCGCACTCGAAGCCATTGCCGCCGCCGGGCTGACCGCCGACGACATCGACCTGGTGCTGCCGCACAACGTCAACAAGATCTCCTGGGTCCGCGCGAGCGCGGCGCTGGGCATCGCGCGCTCGAAGATCTTCCTGCAGAACGTCGGGACGACCGGGCACTGCTTCTGCGCCGACCCCTTTCTCAACCACCACGCCGCGGACGGTCTCGGGCTCATCGCGCCCGGGGCCCACTACCTGATGATTTCCGTCGGCCTGGGGTCGACGTTCTCCGCCATGGTTTTCCGGAAATGA
- a CDS encoding type III PLP-dependent enzyme, producing the protein MSVEFEISGVGIAELAERYGTPLFVYDGDELGGRLLGLREQLHPRLEIFYSLKANPNISVCALLHAHGARAEVSSMAELITARRAGVAGEDIIFLGPGKSTSELAACLDEGVYTVVCESFGELKILDELARERGIEARVALRVNPSFAVKGSGLTMGGKPRQFGIDEEQLLAATDLVDRHPNLRLMGVQVYMGTRILDEEPIVENTRRIFELAERVSRRLGFPLDMVDVGGGLGVAYFDGERDLDRDLLASLLNPVIDEFAQRHPATRLVMELGRYLAATSGTYVVRVRYTKTSLGQNFAVADGGTNHHMAAVGIGSYVKRDFPIRLLNRIDEPATETWQVTGPLCTPNDVLAKKAALPPVRPGDLVGVTRSGAYGPTASPVLFLSHGYPAEVIVHCGRHYLVSERDEPADLLRRQHLHEFAPPVAVGAER; encoded by the coding sequence ATGAGTGTCGAATTCGAGATCTCCGGCGTCGGCATCGCCGAACTCGCGGAGCGTTACGGCACCCCGCTCTTCGTCTACGACGGTGACGAACTGGGCGGCCGGCTGCTGGGTCTCCGTGAGCAGCTGCACCCGCGGCTGGAGATCTTCTATTCGCTCAAGGCCAATCCGAACATCTCGGTGTGCGCGCTGCTGCACGCCCACGGTGCCCGGGCCGAAGTCTCGTCGATGGCCGAACTGATCACCGCGCGCCGGGCCGGCGTCGCCGGCGAGGACATCATCTTCCTCGGCCCCGGCAAGAGCACCTCGGAACTGGCCGCGTGCCTGGACGAAGGCGTCTACACCGTCGTCTGCGAATCGTTCGGCGAGCTGAAGATCCTCGACGAGCTCGCGCGCGAACGCGGGATCGAAGCGCGGGTCGCGCTGCGCGTGAACCCCAGCTTCGCGGTCAAGGGCTCGGGCCTCACCATGGGCGGCAAGCCACGCCAGTTCGGCATCGACGAAGAACAGCTGCTCGCCGCCACCGACCTCGTCGACCGGCACCCGAACCTGCGGCTGATGGGCGTGCAGGTCTACATGGGCACCCGGATCCTCGACGAGGAGCCGATCGTCGAAAACACGCGGCGCATCTTCGAGCTCGCCGAACGCGTCTCGCGCCGGTTGGGCTTCCCGCTGGACATGGTCGACGTCGGCGGCGGCCTCGGGGTCGCGTACTTCGACGGCGAACGGGACCTCGACCGCGATCTGCTCGCTTCGCTGCTCAACCCGGTGATCGACGAGTTCGCGCAGCGGCACCCGGCGACCCGGCTGGTCATGGAGCTCGGCCGGTACCTGGCCGCCACTTCCGGGACCTACGTCGTCCGCGTCCGCTACACGAAGACCTCGCTGGGGCAGAACTTCGCCGTCGCCGACGGTGGTACGAACCACCACATGGCCGCCGTCGGCATCGGGTCCTACGTCAAGCGCGACTTCCCGATCCGGCTGCTCAACCGCATCGACGAACCCGCCACCGAAACCTGGCAGGTGACCGGTCCGCTGTGCACGCCCAACGACGTGCTCGCGAAGAAGGCCGCGCTGCCGCCGGTCCGCCCGGGCGACCTGGTCGGCGTCACGCGGTCCGGTGCCTACGGCCCGACGGCGTCACCGGTGCTGTTCCTCAGCCACGGCTACCCGGCCGAAGTCATCGTCCACTGTGGACGGCACTACCTCGTCAGCGAGCGGGACGAGCCCGCGGACCTGCTGCGCCGCCAGCACCTGCACGAGTTCGCGCCGCCGGTCGCCGTGGGCGCGGAGCGCTAG